A genomic window from Sporosarcina sp. Marseille-Q4063 includes:
- a CDS encoding N-acetylmannosamine-6-phosphate 2-epimerase, with the protein MKTKEQIFTSIKGDLIVSCQALPEEPMHSSFIMGRMAYSAMLGGAKGIRANGVEDIKEIKQTVDLPIIGIIKNVYENSDVFITPTIKEIDLLHREGVDIIAIDATKRLRPDGKTISEIFPVIKEKYKDQLFMADCSTYEEANLAYKLGFDCIGTTLSGYTDYTYGTNLPNMDLIERLVKEFPIPIIAEGGIWTPAELRHVFELGVFSAVVGTAITRPMDITKRFIEAIK; encoded by the coding sequence ATGAAAACGAAAGAACAGATTTTTACGTCGATAAAAGGAGATCTTATTGTTTCATGTCAGGCGCTTCCTGAAGAACCGATGCATAGCTCATTTATTATGGGGAGGATGGCTTATTCCGCGATGTTGGGTGGCGCCAAAGGTATCCGAGCGAACGGTGTCGAAGATATTAAAGAGATTAAACAAACAGTGGATTTGCCAATCATCGGGATTATTAAGAATGTTTATGAGAACTCTGATGTATTTATCACGCCGACAATTAAAGAGATAGATCTATTACATCGTGAAGGTGTAGATATCATCGCGATTGATGCAACGAAGCGGCTAAGACCCGACGGAAAAACAATCAGTGAAATTTTCCCTGTCATTAAAGAAAAATATAAAGATCAATTATTCATGGCGGATTGTTCTACGTATGAAGAAGCGAATCTAGCATATAAATTAGGATTTGATTGCATAGGTACAACACTCAGCGGTTACACGGACTACACTTATGGTACCAACTTGCCGAATATGGATTTGATTGAAAGATTAGTAAAGGAATTTCCTATACCAATCATTGCGGAAGGCGGTATTTGGACGCCCGCTGAACTTAGGCATGTGTTTGAGTTAGGTGTTTTTTCTGCTGTTGTTGGAACTGCGATTACTAGACCTATGGACATCACAAAAAGGTTTATTGAAGCTATAAAATAA